A window from Tenacibaculum singaporense encodes these proteins:
- a CDS encoding S9 family peptidase, translating into MKKLLLLFIGISSLVQAQKKDISLEDIWRKGTFRADYMNSLNSMKGDFYSLLNYENGSSTVDKYSYETLEKVETIVDSKDLAGLKYFQSYSFNNDETKLILGTNFKQIFRHSYLGTYYVYDIAKKSLDLIGTDIQEPTFSPDSKKIAYAKDNNLFIKDYSDANTVIQITNSGKKNEIINGITDWVYEEEFGFVKAFEWSKDSKNLAYLRFDESKVKTFSMDVYGKGKYPAQHVFKYPKAGEENAKVALRIFSLETNKTAEIRVGDYEYIPRINWTNNPNILAVRTLNRHQNDLKMYFVDATTFNSSIVLNETDKAYVDITDDLTFLDDNSFIWTSEKDGYNHIYHYDKNGKLLNQVTKGNWEVTSYYGYNADKKTIYYQSVENGSINRGVYSISLNGKNKKLLSNPTGTNNASFSKNMHYFINTFSDANTPPVYTLRNDEGKVLKTVKDNAALKETIAGYNLSKKEFSTISVNGNDLNMYTIKPANFDANKKYPVLMYQYSGPGSQNVKNSWNGSNDYWHQMLAQNGYIVVCVDGRGTGFKGRDFKKVTYMNLVKYETEDQISVAKELAKLPYVDANRIGIWGWSFGGHMSTNCLLKGNDVFAAAIAVAPVTTWRFYDTIYTERYMRTPEENPAGYDDNSPLNYPELLKGKYLLIHGTGDDNVHVQNAYRMAEALIQANKQFEWGMYPDKNHGIYGGNTRLHLYTKMTNFIKNNL; encoded by the coding sequence ATGAAGAAATTATTACTATTGTTTATAGGAATATCTTCGCTAGTACAAGCTCAAAAAAAAGATATTTCTTTAGAGGATATATGGCGAAAAGGCACATTTAGAGCCGATTATATGAACTCTTTAAATTCTATGAAAGGAGATTTTTATTCGCTATTAAATTATGAGAATGGAAGCTCTACTGTAGATAAATACAGTTATGAAACTTTAGAGAAAGTTGAAACTATAGTTGATAGTAAAGATTTAGCAGGATTGAAATATTTTCAATCGTACAGCTTTAATAATGATGAGACCAAATTAATTTTAGGAACTAACTTCAAACAAATTTTCCGTCATTCATATTTAGGTACATATTATGTATATGATATAGCAAAAAAATCGTTAGATTTAATTGGTACAGATATTCAAGAACCAACTTTTTCTCCTGATAGTAAAAAAATAGCCTACGCTAAAGACAATAATTTATTCATTAAAGATTACTCAGATGCTAATACGGTAATTCAAATTACCAATAGTGGTAAAAAGAACGAAATCATTAACGGTATTACCGATTGGGTTTATGAAGAGGAATTTGGTTTTGTAAAAGCTTTTGAATGGAGTAAAGACAGCAAAAACTTAGCTTACTTACGTTTTGATGAAAGTAAGGTTAAAACTTTTTCAATGGATGTATACGGAAAAGGTAAATACCCAGCACAGCATGTGTTTAAATATCCAAAGGCTGGTGAAGAAAATGCTAAAGTAGCTTTACGTATATTTTCATTAGAAACGAATAAAACTGCAGAAATTAGAGTTGGAGATTATGAGTATATTCCAAGAATTAACTGGACAAACAACCCCAATATTTTAGCAGTTAGAACATTGAATCGTCATCAAAATGATTTAAAAATGTATTTTGTTGATGCAACTACTTTTAATAGTTCTATCGTTTTAAACGAAACAGATAAAGCATATGTAGATATTACTGATGATTTAACTTTTTTAGACGATAATAGCTTTATTTGGACAAGTGAAAAAGATGGATACAACCATATTTATCACTATGATAAAAATGGTAAATTATTAAATCAAGTAACTAAAGGAAACTGGGAGGTTACTTCTTACTACGGATATAATGCAGATAAGAAAACTATTTATTATCAGTCAGTAGAAAATGGTTCTATTAATAGAGGGGTATATAGTATTTCTTTAAATGGTAAAAACAAAAAGTTATTAAGTAATCCTACAGGAACAAACAATGCTTCTTTTAGTAAAAACATGCACTACTTTATCAATACTTTTTCTGATGCAAATACACCACCAGTGTACACGCTAAGAAATGATGAAGGGAAAGTATTAAAAACTGTAAAAGATAATGCAGCTTTAAAAGAAACTATTGCAGGATATAATTTAAGTAAAAAAGAGTTTTCAACAATTAGCGTAAACGGAAACGACTTAAACATGTATACTATTAAGCCTGCAAACTTTGATGCAAATAAAAAGTACCCGGTTTTAATGTATCAATATTCAGGACCAGGTTCTCAAAATGTAAAAAATAGTTGGAATGGTTCAAATGATTATTGGCACCAAATGTTAGCACAAAATGGTTATATAGTTGTTTGTGTAGATGGTAGAGGAACAGGTTTTAAAGGTCGTGATTTTAAAAAAGTTACTTACATGAATTTGGTAAAGTATGAAACTGAAGACCAAATCTCTGTGGCTAAAGAGTTAGCAAAATTACCGTATGTTGACGCGAATAGAATTGGTATTTGGGGATGGTCTTTTGGAGGTCATATGAGTACAAACTGTTTATTAAAAGGAAATGATGTTTTTGCTGCAGCAATTGCAGTAGCACCAGTTACTACATGGCGTTTTTATGACACGATTTATACAGAACGTTATATGCGTACACCAGAGGAAAACCCAGCAGGGTATGATGATAATTCACCTTTAAACTATCCAGAATTATTAAAAGGAAAGTATTTATTAATTCATGGAACAGGTGATGATAATGTACACGTTCAAAATGCTTATAGAATGGCAGAGGCTTTAATTCAAGCAAATAAGCAATTTGAGTGGGGGATGTATCCAGATAAGAATCATGGTATTTATGGAGGTAATACACGTTTACACTTGTATACCAAAATGACTAACTTTATTAAAAACAACCTATAA
- a CDS encoding peptide MFS transporter has protein sequence MANSTPIKQKELFGHPAGLYVLFFTEMWERFSYYGMRAILVLYLVAQTTDENAGLGWSNGDALSLYGTYTMLVYLMSIPGGWIADKFLGQKKSVLYGGILLVAGHSVLAIEQMWAFYTGLGLIIAGVGMLKPNISTMVGGLYQQGDIRRDKGFTIFYIGINVGAFLSALIVGYVGETYGWHYGFGLAGIGMALGLLQYVLGQKHLRGVGDYLGKSKNEEDKEIMNKPLTKVEKDRVVVLLISFLLVIIFWGAFEQAGGLMNIYASEKTSRMLGNFEVPASWFQSLNAFFIIVLGTSVAAYWAKRKLEGKLSTGLFKMIMGLIIMGAGFFFMTGASAQFQSEGTSAMYWLVLAYLFHTVGELCISPVALSYITKLAPVKYASLMMGVYFAMTGFGNKVAGLLGEASESLGEFTIFTGIAVFCVSFGLLMLLFRRKLEALTHGAEDNERDLKYEEAEGFELADNN, from the coding sequence ATGGCAAATTCAACACCTATCAAGCAAAAAGAACTATTTGGACACCCAGCAGGATTATATGTGCTGTTTTTCACGGAAATGTGGGAGCGTTTTTCGTACTATGGAATGAGAGCAATTTTAGTACTTTATTTAGTAGCGCAAACTACAGATGAAAATGCAGGGTTAGGATGGTCTAACGGTGATGCTTTATCATTGTATGGTACTTACACAATGTTAGTTTACTTAATGTCAATACCAGGCGGATGGATTGCCGATAAATTTTTAGGGCAAAAAAAATCTGTTTTATACGGAGGTATTTTATTAGTAGCAGGACACAGTGTTTTAGCTATAGAACAAATGTGGGCATTTTACACAGGGTTAGGTTTGATTATCGCAGGTGTAGGAATGTTAAAACCAAATATCTCAACAATGGTTGGAGGTTTGTATCAACAAGGAGATATTCGTAGAGATAAAGGATTTACAATTTTTTATATAGGTATTAATGTAGGAGCGTTTTTATCTGCTTTGATAGTTGGTTATGTTGGAGAAACTTATGGATGGCACTATGGGTTTGGTTTAGCCGGAATAGGAATGGCACTAGGTTTATTACAATATGTTTTAGGTCAGAAACACTTAAGAGGAGTAGGAGATTACTTAGGTAAATCTAAAAATGAAGAGGATAAAGAAATAATGAATAAACCATTGACTAAAGTAGAAAAGGATAGAGTAGTAGTACTTTTAATTTCGTTTTTACTAGTAATTATCTTTTGGGGAGCTTTTGAGCAAGCAGGAGGATTGATGAATATTTATGCTTCTGAAAAAACAAGTAGAATGTTAGGTAACTTTGAAGTTCCTGCATCATGGTTCCAGTCTTTAAATGCATTTTTTATAATTGTTTTAGGAACATCTGTAGCAGCATATTGGGCTAAAAGAAAACTAGAAGGAAAGTTATCTACAGGTTTATTCAAAATGATAATGGGATTGATAATTATGGGAGCAGGTTTTTTCTTTATGACAGGAGCTTCTGCTCAATTTCAAAGTGAAGGAACTTCAGCAATGTATTGGTTAGTATTAGCATATTTATTCCATACAGTAGGAGAGTTATGTATTTCGCCAGTAGCATTATCCTACATAACTAAATTAGCGCCAGTAAAATATGCATCTTTAATGATGGGAGTATATTTTGCTATGACTGGTTTTGGTAATAAAGTAGCAGGACTTTTAGGAGAAGCTTCAGAAAGTTTAGGTGAGTTTACCATTTTTACAGGAATCGCGGTTTTTTGTGTTTCTTTTGGGTTGTTAATGTTATTATTTAGAAGAAAATTAGAAGCTTTAACACATGGAGCAGAAGATAATGAAAGAGATTTAAAGTATGAGGAAGCAGAAGGATTCGAATTAGCAGATAATAATTAA
- a CDS encoding peptide MFS transporter produces MSTDIENLFKDKVLGHPAGLFVLFFTEMWERFSYYGMRAILVIFLTGAITGSNPGWGWSTSAALSLLGTYALFVYLTPLLGGWLADNKIGYRRAVVIGALLMTLGHAAMAVETPTFLYIGIALLIVGNGFFKPNMTSIISKMYAGKDDKKDGAYNIFYMGVNAGAFIGIMLCGWVGEKIGWSWGFGLAGIFMLLGMLQFYFAQPLFGSLGDKPAKKDVKSIEETVDVDAEKRNPFSVVDYALIAVFTVSALIFIFNDPLSKIGNIQTLNFTVAGMSDSLFFALLAAISFIVLLIVRIPRYTKIERDRMIAFAIFCLFTIFFWAAFEQAAGSLPIYTRDFTNRVLEGTAGTVFKIVDLLVTVVPLGIITYVLISLFRKTFNKIGLANIILGTSFLIVWAIVLYKLYVEFNDPNTEVPVTWFAILNSLFIIIFAPLFTKWWDSRYNPPASVKYFLGLALLALGFGFLAFGARNVAAGAEGASLSMIWLVLAYLFHTLGELCLSPMGLSYLSKLIPTRMIAFMFGVYYLAIAIGNKLAHYVGGDIEKITQEYSLSGFFLIFTIIPFALGIVSLLLHPLLKKLMHGVK; encoded by the coding sequence ATGAGTACAGATATTGAAAATTTATTTAAAGACAAAGTTTTAGGGCACCCAGCAGGTTTGTTCGTTTTGTTTTTTACAGAAATGTGGGAGCGTTTTTCTTATTATGGAATGCGTGCCATATTAGTTATCTTTTTAACAGGAGCCATAACGGGTAGTAACCCTGGGTGGGGATGGAGCACATCAGCGGCATTATCTCTTTTAGGAACATATGCTTTATTCGTTTATCTAACACCTCTTCTAGGAGGTTGGCTAGCTGACAATAAAATTGGTTATAGAAGAGCAGTAGTAATTGGAGCTTTGCTGATGACACTAGGACATGCAGCTATGGCTGTTGAGACACCTACTTTTCTTTATATAGGAATTGCTTTGTTAATTGTAGGAAATGGTTTCTTTAAGCCTAACATGACTTCGATTATCTCAAAAATGTATGCAGGAAAAGATGATAAGAAAGATGGTGCTTACAACATTTTTTATATGGGAGTAAATGCTGGAGCTTTTATTGGAATAATGCTTTGTGGTTGGGTTGGAGAAAAAATAGGATGGTCATGGGGATTCGGTTTGGCAGGAATCTTTATGTTGTTAGGTATGTTACAGTTTTATTTTGCACAGCCTCTTTTTGGAAGTTTAGGAGATAAACCAGCTAAAAAAGATGTAAAGAGCATAGAGGAAACAGTTGATGTTGACGCTGAAAAAAGAAACCCTTTTTCAGTTGTGGACTATGCTTTAATAGCAGTTTTTACTGTATCAGCATTAATATTCATTTTTAATGATCCTTTAAGTAAAATAGGAAACATACAAACGTTAAACTTTACGGTTGCAGGAATGAGTGATTCCTTGTTTTTTGCTCTATTGGCAGCAATAAGTTTTATCGTATTGTTGATTGTTAGAATTCCTAGGTACACAAAAATAGAAAGAGATAGAATGATTGCGTTTGCAATATTCTGTTTATTTACAATATTTTTCTGGGCTGCATTTGAACAGGCGGCTGGATCACTCCCAATTTATACCAGAGACTTTACAAATAGAGTTTTAGAAGGTACCGCAGGAACAGTATTTAAAATAGTTGACTTATTAGTAACAGTAGTACCATTAGGTATAATTACTTACGTGTTAATTAGTTTGTTTAGAAAGACGTTTAATAAAATAGGTTTAGCAAACATTATCTTAGGGACAAGTTTCTTGATTGTTTGGGCTATTGTTTTATATAAACTTTATGTAGAATTTAATGATCCGAATACTGAAGTTCCAGTAACTTGGTTTGCGATATTAAATTCATTATTCATTATTATTTTTGCTCCATTATTTACGAAGTGGTGGGATAGTAGATATAACCCTCCAGCATCTGTAAAATACTTCTTAGGATTAGCATTATTAGCTTTAGGTTTTGGTTTTCTTGCGTTTGGAGCGAGAAATGTAGCTGCTGGTGCAGAAGGAGCAAGTTTAAGCATGATTTGGCTAGTATTAGCGTATTTATTCCACACATTAGGTGAGCTTTGTTTATCACCAATGGGATTATCATACTTAAGTAAGTTAATTCCAACTCGTATGATTGCATTTATGTTTGGAGTTTATTACCTAGCCATTGCAATAGGTAACAAATTAGCTCACTATGTTGGAGGTGACATCGAAAAGATTACACAAGAGTATAGTTTATCAGGTTTCTTCTTGATATTTACGATTATACCTTTTGCATTAGGTATCGTTTCGTTGTTACTACATCCATTACTAAAAAAATTAATGCACGGAGTTAAATAA
- a CDS encoding thioredoxin family protein, with the protein MKKIILVAVLTFISLGVKAQDKVNWLSFEEAMEMSEKEPKPILVDIYTDWCGWCKKMDKTTYKNKVIIEYINTHYYPVKLNGEAKHDITFQGKTFKYQAQGRRGYHQLAAAIMKGQLSYPSTAFFNTERQLLQNVPGYLEEKRFEKILAYFNKDNYKNTPWKEFEKNFKSAM; encoded by the coding sequence ATGAAAAAAATAATATTAGTAGCAGTTTTAACCTTTATTTCACTTGGAGTAAAGGCACAAGATAAAGTAAACTGGTTGAGCTTTGAAGAAGCGATGGAAATGAGCGAGAAAGAGCCAAAACCAATTTTAGTAGACATTTATACTGACTGGTGTGGCTGGTGTAAAAAAATGGATAAAACAACATATAAAAACAAAGTAATTATTGAGTATATCAATACACATTATTATCCAGTAAAGTTAAACGGAGAAGCAAAACATGATATTACGTTTCAAGGAAAAACGTTTAAGTATCAAGCTCAAGGAAGAAGAGGGTATCACCAGTTAGCAGCAGCTATAATGAAAGGACAGTTAAGTTATCCTTCAACAGCTTTTTTTAATACAGAAAGACAGTTATTACAAAACGTACCTGGATATTTAGAAGAAAAAAGATTTGAAAAAATACTAGCGTATTTTAATAAGGATAATTATAAGAATACACCATGGAAAGAGTTTGAGAAGAACTTTAAAAGCGCCATGTAA
- a CDS encoding ComEC/Rec2 family competence protein, producing the protein MKKLLEYPPFHFLVCLIAGITLQFYTQIWLYNFIYLAYSLIGFLIILYFLKRTEMRKAFSIAILLFFVFIGISATYIHNPKNYKSYYEHRLTENSASILIIQKVLKPGNYYTKYVAKVSQVGSSKTNGYVLLNIQKDTTKTSLTIGNKIFTKTPFKKLIPPLNPHQFDYKQYLAKQYIYHQVFIDDHQFKKLENSKLSLISLSAHIRERIQASLKKYHFTNDEFAVINALLLGQRQEVSKGLLESYTNAGAIHILAISGLHIGILLLLLSYVFKPLEKLPKGMIIKTAFIVLFLWSFAFIAGLSASVIRAVTMFTFIAIGQSFKRKKIIEYSLISSMFFLLLIKPMFLFDVGFQLSYLAVFGIIWVQPLLYNLWKPKLWLLDKGWSLFTVSIAAQAGILPISLYYFHQFPGLFMLSNLIIIPFLGSILLFGVIIILLATLNILPQFIANIYGIIISMMNYFVNWVAHQEDFLFKEISMSLWEMLAWYIFIVFSYKVCVQKTSKSILFLLTSITMLQGVYFYQKYQISNKSEFIVFHKSRHSIYGKRNGKELTIIRRTNDSILHQQKVLQSYRIGEHISSKVIDSTFNVFSYKSKQVLIVDSLGVYQIDGLKKPIVILKNSPKINLNRLIATLKPQQIIADGSNYKSYINRWKETCYKQKAPFWYTGQNGAYILKE; encoded by the coding sequence ATGAAAAAATTGTTAGAATACCCTCCTTTTCACTTTTTGGTGTGCCTTATTGCTGGAATAACTCTTCAGTTTTATACACAGATTTGGTTGTATAATTTTATATACTTGGCTTATTCTTTAATAGGGTTTCTCATCATTCTTTATTTCTTAAAAAGAACTGAAATGCGAAAAGCATTTAGTATAGCCATATTATTGTTCTTTGTTTTTATTGGAATTAGCGCTACATATATTCACAACCCAAAGAATTATAAGAGCTATTACGAACATCGATTAACTGAGAATTCTGCTTCTATCCTCATCATACAAAAAGTATTAAAACCTGGGAATTATTATACAAAGTATGTGGCTAAGGTCTCACAGGTTGGTTCCAGTAAAACAAATGGATATGTTCTTCTAAACATTCAAAAAGATACTACCAAAACCTCACTTACTATTGGTAATAAGATTTTTACAAAAACTCCTTTTAAAAAATTAATTCCTCCTTTAAACCCGCATCAATTTGATTACAAACAGTATTTAGCGAAACAGTACATTTATCATCAAGTATTTATAGATGATCATCAATTCAAAAAACTTGAAAACTCAAAACTTTCTTTAATCAGTTTATCTGCTCATATTAGAGAAAGAATACAAGCTTCCTTAAAAAAGTATCATTTTACAAACGATGAATTTGCAGTGATTAACGCATTGCTTCTTGGTCAACGACAAGAGGTTTCAAAAGGGCTACTGGAAAGTTACACCAATGCAGGCGCGATTCATATTTTAGCTATTTCAGGATTACATATTGGTATTTTGCTGTTATTGCTCTCCTATGTATTCAAACCTTTGGAAAAACTTCCTAAAGGAATGATTATTAAAACCGCTTTTATAGTCTTATTTCTGTGGTCATTTGCTTTTATTGCTGGATTATCAGCCTCTGTAATTAGAGCTGTAACCATGTTCACTTTTATCGCAATTGGACAATCATTCAAACGAAAAAAGATTATTGAGTATTCTTTAATCAGTTCGATGTTCTTCTTACTTTTAATAAAACCAATGTTTTTATTTGATGTTGGTTTTCAACTGAGTTATCTGGCTGTTTTTGGCATTATCTGGGTGCAACCATTACTCTACAACCTCTGGAAACCTAAACTTTGGTTACTAGATAAAGGTTGGAGTTTGTTTACAGTTTCAATTGCAGCACAAGCAGGTATTTTACCTATTAGTTTATATTACTTCCATCAATTTCCAGGCTTATTTATGCTATCAAATCTAATTATTATTCCTTTTTTAGGAAGTATATTGCTCTTTGGGGTCATTATTATCTTACTAGCTACATTAAACATCCTTCCTCAATTTATAGCTAATATTTATGGAATTATTATTTCTATGATGAACTATTTTGTTAATTGGGTTGCTCATCAAGAAGATTTTTTATTCAAAGAAATTTCCATGTCTTTATGGGAAATGCTAGCTTGGTATATTTTTATTGTTTTCTCATATAAAGTTTGTGTCCAAAAAACCTCAAAAAGCATCCTTTTTTTACTGACTTCAATTACGATGCTACAAGGAGTTTATTTTTATCAGAAGTATCAAATTAGCAACAAAAGTGAGTTTATTGTATTTCACAAAAGCCGACACTCAATTTACGGAAAGAGAAATGGTAAGGAATTAACAATCATTCGAAGAACTAATGATTCAATTTTACATCAACAAAAAGTACTTCAATCGTATAGAATTGGGGAACATATTTCTTCTAAAGTTATTGACTCTACCTTTAATGTTTTCTCATATAAAAGCAAGCAAGTTTTAATTGTAGATAGTTTAGGGGTTTATCAAATAGATGGACTTAAAAAGCCTATAGTAATTTTGAAAAACAGCCCAAAAATTAATTTAAACAGACTTATTGCAACACTAAAGCCTCAACAAATTATTGCTGATGGAAGTAATTACAAATCGTACATTAACAGATGGAAAGAAACTTGTTATAAACAAAAAGCACCATTTTGGTATACTGGTCAAAATGGTGCTTATATTTTAAAAGAATAG
- the lysS gene encoding lysine--tRNA ligase: MQLSEQEVVRREKLSKLRELGINPYPADLFPFNSNSKQIKQEFKEGKKVVIAGRLMSRRIQGKASFAELQDSEGRIQVYFNRDEICTGEDKTLYNEVYKKLLDIGDFVGIEGELFKTQVGETTVMVKDFKLLSKSLKPLPLPKVDAEGNTFDGFTDPEMRYRQRYADLVVNPQVKEVFVKRTKLFNAMRQFFNDAGYFEVETPILQPIPGGAAARPFITHHNALDIPLYMRIANELYLKRLIVGGFDGVYEFSKNFRNEGMDRTHNPEFTAMEIYVAYKDYNWMMDFTEKLLEHCALAVNGTTEATFGEHKVDFKAPYARVTMADSIKHFTGFDINGKSEDEIRKAAQDMGIEVDDTMGKGKLIDEIFGEKCEGNYIQPTFITDYPKEMSPLCKEHRDNPELTERFELMVCGKEIANAYSELNDPIDQRERFEAQLKLAARGDDEAGEFIDQDFLRALEYGMPPTSGLGIGMDRLIMYLTNNPSIQEVLFFPQMKPEKKAPTVELNDDEKAVLALLEKAEKIGLNDLKAQSGLSNKKWDKTIKGLTKNSLAKVEKTEEGLFVEIV; this comes from the coding sequence ATGCAATTATCAGAACAAGAAGTTGTACGTAGAGAAAAACTATCAAAATTACGTGAACTGGGTATCAATCCATATCCAGCAGATTTATTTCCATTCAATTCAAATTCCAAACAGATTAAACAGGAGTTTAAGGAAGGTAAAAAGGTAGTAATTGCTGGTAGGTTAATGTCTCGTCGTATTCAAGGAAAAGCTTCTTTTGCTGAATTGCAAGATAGTGAAGGACGCATTCAGGTATATTTTAACAGAGATGAAATTTGTACAGGTGAAGACAAAACTTTGTACAACGAGGTATACAAAAAGTTATTAGATATTGGTGATTTTGTAGGTATAGAAGGAGAGTTATTTAAAACTCAGGTTGGAGAAACCACCGTAATGGTAAAAGATTTTAAATTATTAAGTAAGTCTTTAAAACCATTACCATTACCTAAAGTAGACGCTGAAGGAAATACCTTTGACGGATTTACAGATCCTGAGATGCGCTACCGTCAACGTTATGCTGATTTAGTTGTGAATCCACAGGTAAAAGAAGTTTTTGTAAAGCGTACTAAGTTATTCAATGCAATGCGTCAGTTTTTTAACGATGCTGGATATTTTGAAGTAGAAACGCCAATTTTACAACCAATACCAGGTGGTGCAGCTGCTAGACCATTTATTACACATCACAATGCATTAGACATTCCGTTGTACATGCGTATTGCAAATGAGTTATACTTAAAGCGTTTAATTGTTGGTGGTTTTGACGGTGTATATGAGTTTTCTAAAAACTTCCGTAACGAAGGAATGGACAGAACGCACAATCCAGAATTTACCGCAATGGAAATTTATGTCGCTTACAAAGACTACAACTGGATGATGGATTTCACTGAAAAATTATTAGAGCATTGTGCATTAGCTGTAAACGGAACTACCGAAGCTACTTTTGGAGAGCATAAAGTAGACTTTAAAGCTCCGTATGCGCGTGTTACGATGGCAGATTCTATCAAACACTTTACTGGTTTTGACATCAACGGAAAATCGGAAGATGAAATCCGTAAAGCTGCTCAAGACATGGGTATCGAGGTAGATGACACGATGGGTAAAGGAAAGTTAATTGATGAGATTTTTGGTGAAAAATGTGAAGGAAACTACATTCAACCAACATTTATTACCGATTATCCAAAAGAAATGTCTCCATTGTGTAAAGAACACCGTGATAATCCTGAATTAACTGAGCGTTTTGAGTTAATGGTATGTGGTAAAGAAATTGCCAACGCATATTCTGAGTTAAATGACCCTATCGATCAACGTGAGCGTTTTGAAGCACAATTAAAATTAGCAGCTCGTGGTGATGATGAAGCTGGTGAATTTATTGATCAAGATTTCTTACGTGCGTTAGAATATGGTATGCCTCCTACTTCTGGATTAGGAATTGGAATGGATCGTTTAATTATGTATTTAACTAACAATCCGTCAATTCAAGAAGTGTTATTCTTCCCACAAATGAAGCCTGAAAAGAAAGCTCCTACAGTTGAATTAAACGACGATGAAAAAGCCGTACTGGCTTTATTAGAAAAAGCTGAAAAAATAGGTTTAAATGATTTAAAAGCTCAAAGTGGTTTGTCTAATAAAAAATGGGATAAAACCATTAAAGGGTTAACTAAAAATAGTCTTGCAAAAGTTGAAAAAACAGAGGAAGGTTTATTTGTAGAAATCGTATAA
- a CDS encoding DUF456 domain-containing protein, producing MDIFLVILGFVFACLGIIGSFLPVLPGPITSWVGLLLLHLTKAVPQNWTFLGITLVIAVIIFFLDYFIPAMGTKRFGGTKYGVYGTTIGLIIGLLSPIPFGILIGAFVGALVGELIYDSKDTNRAIKASFGAFLGFLASATIKFSISMVFLVLFFVKFWEYKAAFF from the coding sequence ATGGATATATTTTTAGTAATACTCGGATTCGTATTTGCTTGTTTAGGAATTATTGGTTCATTTTTACCAGTATTACCTGGTCCTATTACTAGTTGGGTAGGTTTGTTATTGTTACATTTAACAAAAGCTGTCCCTCAAAATTGGACATTTTTAGGAATCACTTTAGTCATTGCTGTCATTATCTTTTTTCTTGACTACTTTATCCCTGCTATGGGAACTAAACGTTTTGGCGGCACCAAATATGGAGTATATGGCACTACTATCGGATTAATTATTGGACTACTCTCCCCTATCCCTTTCGGAATTTTAATTGGTGCTTTTGTTGGTGCCTTGGTTGGTGAATTAATTTACGACAGTAAAGACACTAACAGAGCGATTAAAGCTTCTTTTGGTGCCTTTTTAGGTTTTTTAGCTTCTGCAACCATTAAATTTTCAATTTCTATGGTATTCTTAGTGCTGTTTTTTGTTAAGTTCTGGGAATATAAAGCCGCTTTCTTTTAG
- a CDS encoding BlaI/MecI/CopY family transcriptional regulator produces MSKQLTKAEEQIMQVLWKLKKASVKEVITELPEPKPAYNTVSTIIRILETKEFVGHESKGRGYVYYPLVEKSEYSNESLHKLMNGYFGGSFKSMVSFFMKENKMDIQELESILKEVNKNKKS; encoded by the coding sequence ATGAGTAAACAATTAACGAAGGCAGAAGAGCAAATAATGCAGGTATTATGGAAGTTGAAAAAAGCTTCAGTAAAAGAAGTAATTACTGAATTACCTGAGCCAAAACCTGCATATAATACAGTTTCAACAATCATAAGGATTTTGGAGACGAAAGAGTTTGTTGGTCATGAATCAAAAGGTAGGGGATATGTCTACTATCCATTGGTAGAAAAGTCTGAGTATAGTAATGAGAGTTTACACAAGTTAATGAACGGCTATTTTGGAGGCTCATTTAAAAGCATGGTGTCGTTTTTTATGAAAGAAAACAAAATGGATATTCAAGAGCTGGAGAGTATTTTAAAAGAAGTGAATAAAAATAAAAAGTCATGA